The Pasteurella multocida genome contains a region encoding:
- a CDS encoding type II and III secretion system protein family protein yields the protein MNNKCITKKWLSVLLIGSGLIWSSLVYSKTFNLEQGGTKLVRTDEKIDTIFVSSPSVADYEILDDNSFIIYAKEEGRAEVTAFGQDGKPLTTDFINVNPLISNINDISDTNRQIKARFPNSNLSVKKVGKAYVIEGKARTLEESEEAHRIVGEALGNGKKVTETMFNRSEGAKEYIPFLDKYQFDGVINNANVADTTQINVKLSVVEVNKKLTEALGINWGRVVGVHSGPLLGGSVSLSGGFGGSSGSTLNINATGVSAFINALNNQDNGKILAEPSISLLSGETADILVGGELPFAQKDKEGSATIIYKEFGVKLIVGAKVQKNKRIRLALDQSVSTIAGSYAYDNVGTVPYFNTRRAKSIFEVADGESFIIGGLFSSQDAEGINKVPLLGDIPILGSFFRNARTDREDKELVIVATVNVVKPVHESDIVYPTFEQTGTMERFFNLTPIKNVYHKTLSTNFLRNGGFIQ from the coding sequence ATGAATAATAAATGTATAACAAAAAAATGGCTTTCTGTGTTATTAATTGGAAGCGGATTGATTTGGTCATCTTTAGTGTACTCTAAGACCTTTAATTTAGAGCAAGGTGGAACAAAACTTGTTCGTACTGACGAGAAAATTGATACTATTTTTGTCTCTTCGCCTTCCGTAGCCGATTATGAAATCTTAGATGATAATAGTTTTATTATTTATGCCAAAGAAGAAGGAAGAGCAGAGGTCACTGCTTTCGGTCAAGACGGTAAGCCTTTAACCACGGATTTTATTAATGTGAATCCACTAATTAGTAATATCAACGATATATCTGATACGAATCGTCAAATTAAAGCACGCTTTCCTAATTCAAACCTCTCAGTTAAGAAAGTCGGGAAAGCATATGTGATAGAAGGGAAAGCACGTACGCTAGAGGAAAGTGAAGAAGCTCATCGTATTGTAGGTGAGGCGTTAGGAAATGGCAAAAAAGTCACAGAAACAATGTTTAATCGTTCTGAAGGTGCAAAGGAATATATTCCGTTTTTGGATAAATATCAATTTGATGGTGTGATTAATAATGCAAATGTAGCAGATACAACACAAATTAATGTGAAACTCTCCGTTGTCGAAGTTAATAAGAAACTCACTGAAGCTTTAGGTATTAACTGGGGAAGAGTGGTTGGTGTCCATAGTGGACCGTTACTTGGTGGAAGTGTCTCTTTAAGCGGTGGTTTCGGTGGAAGCAGTGGTTCAACGCTTAATATAAATGCAACCGGTGTTTCAGCTTTTATTAATGCTTTAAATAATCAGGATAACGGCAAAATTTTGGCTGAACCAAGTATTTCTCTCTTATCAGGAGAAACAGCAGATATTTTGGTTGGGGGGGAATTACCTTTTGCTCAAAAAGATAAAGAGGGTAGTGCAACAATCATTTATAAAGAATTTGGAGTCAAGTTGATTGTGGGGGCAAAGGTACAAAAAAATAAACGTATTCGCTTAGCACTAGATCAAAGTGTAAGTACGATTGCAGGAAGCTATGCTTATGATAATGTAGGTACTGTGCCTTATTTCAATACACGTCGTGCGAAATCTATTTTTGAAGTCGCAGATGGGGAAAGTTTTATTATTGGAGGACTATTTAGTTCTCAGGATGCGGAAGGAATAAATAAAGTACCACTGCTAGGTGATATCCCAATATTAGGCTCATTTTTCCGTAATGCAAGAACAGATCGAGAAGATAAAGAGCTCGTGATTGTTGCAACAGTAAATGTAGTGAAACCAGTACATGAAAGTGATATTGTGTATCCTACTTTTGAACAAACAGGGACTATGGAACGCTTTTTTAATCTGACACCGATTAAAAATGTGTATCATAAAACATTAAGCACTAATTTCTTAAGAAATGGAGGGTTCATCCAATGA
- a CDS encoding AAA family ATPase: protein MLLLDKENITVDSARKIIVVSSRGHIQNDVAQILRTRGLENLEIVEADFFLSSDLAFLAEETLGVIVDIGHETDIKIIAENIYSIVPQSVWCCVIGESDSISLAQKLLEEGVLYFHSDTQLSQMAEKIVSGVNIPLVRHTVRISVLSCKGGSGASLISSHLANEIVTNKKVPVLLAQGPNGSQDLDLAFDKKLQGDIVEYSNNLDLFNGIPSRLSVSTTDKYNFIIYDQPIFNVVKDDFVKFLEYSNSFVLVVERSIVALRVAKQFLDECERMRSTTGKPIRTFICISDSRLETSKLMAISDIETLLKCQVDVVIPFLKKTDAKTVLDIDLGRVGKKEINTLMMKVVGAVSRHKQKKERQSLFSSLRKAIMGN from the coding sequence ATGTTATTACTTGATAAGGAAAATATTACAGTAGACAGTGCTAGAAAGATTATTGTCGTCTCTAGCCGTGGGCATATTCAAAATGATGTTGCACAAATATTAAGGACGCGAGGATTAGAAAATCTAGAAATTGTTGAGGCTGATTTCTTTTTGTCTTCAGATTTAGCATTTTTAGCAGAGGAAACATTAGGTGTTATTGTCGATATAGGACATGAAACGGATATCAAAATTATCGCGGAAAATATTTATAGCATTGTTCCTCAAAGTGTGTGGTGTTGTGTTATTGGTGAAAGCGATTCTATTTCTTTAGCTCAAAAATTATTAGAAGAGGGAGTGCTTTATTTTCACTCAGATACACAATTGAGCCAAATGGCTGAAAAAATTGTATCTGGTGTGAATATTCCTTTAGTTCGTCATACAGTGAGAATTTCTGTACTAAGTTGTAAAGGTGGTTCTGGTGCAAGCTTAATTAGTTCTCATTTAGCTAATGAAATCGTCACAAATAAGAAAGTACCGGTGTTGTTAGCACAAGGCCCTAATGGTTCTCAAGATTTGGATCTTGCCTTTGATAAAAAATTGCAAGGCGATATCGTTGAGTATTCTAACAATCTAGATTTATTTAATGGTATTCCTTCTCGTTTGTCTGTTTCGACGACGGATAAATATAATTTTATTATTTATGATCAGCCAATTTTTAATGTCGTTAAAGACGATTTTGTTAAATTTTTAGAATATAGCAACAGTTTTGTCTTAGTTGTCGAACGGAGTATTGTTGCATTACGTGTAGCCAAACAATTTTTAGATGAATGTGAAAGAATGAGAAGTACCACTGGTAAACCAATTCGTACTTTTATATGTATATCTGATTCTAGATTAGAAACGTCTAAATTAATGGCGATTAGTGATATCGAAACATTATTAAAATGTCAGGTTGATGTTGTCATTCCGTTTTTGAAAAAAACGGACGCTAAAACCGTTTTAGATATTGATTTAGGTCGTGTAGGTAAAAAAGAAATTAATACACTCATGATGAAAGTCGTTGGTGCTGTATCCCGTCATAAGCAAAAGAAAGAGAGACAAAGTTTATTCTCATCGTTAAGAAAAGCGATAATGGGTAATTAA
- a CDS encoding SAF domain-containing protein has translation MNYRMLFIISLLTLVVGVGGILFMPTGDSSSVGEGGVALSETEKKPEKLITLAELKRDIQAGNLLQVEDYSLTEIKVTEDNPLINNDLTDVLALSKFKTLQGHLISENLKSGSLLSPSVVISPNDSRFLMSSLDTKQEIAFRIYLKPTERYILDTLRSGDYVSVYNQKIAYRAREESIDKNSLIKIINKLLVLQVYVFQVLDENNDSAKKEDELAGEYIGYISLKVNANQAKMFYELEKDSKLIVLPSVDEAESSNNRGVFIRKLRGNKS, from the coding sequence ATGAATTATAGAATGCTATTTATCATTTCTCTTCTTACGCTGGTTGTTGGTGTCGGGGGGATCTTATTTATGCCAACTGGGGATAGCTCAAGTGTTGGGGAAGGTGGTGTTGCCTTATCTGAGACTGAAAAAAAACCAGAAAAATTAATCACTCTTGCCGAGCTTAAGCGAGATATTCAGGCTGGTAACTTATTACAAGTTGAAGATTATTCGTTAACTGAAATTAAAGTGACGGAAGATAATCCACTTATAAATAATGATTTAACTGATGTGTTAGCACTTTCCAAATTCAAAACACTTCAAGGTCATTTGATTTCTGAAAATTTAAAATCAGGTTCTTTACTTTCTCCATCCGTTGTTATTTCACCTAATGATTCTCGTTTTTTGATGTCTAGTTTAGATACCAAACAAGAGATTGCGTTTAGAATTTATTTAAAACCAACAGAACGTTATATTTTGGATACTTTACGCAGTGGTGATTATGTGTCGGTGTATAACCAAAAAATTGCCTATCGTGCAAGAGAAGAAAGTATTGATAAAAATAGTTTAATAAAAATCATTAATAAGCTTTTAGTATTGCAAGTCTATGTATTTCAGGTACTAGATGAAAATAATGATTCTGCGAAAAAAGAAGATGAATTAGCAGGTGAATATATTGGCTATATCAGTCTTAAAGTCAATGCAAATCAAGCTAAAATGTTTTATGAACTTGAGAAAGACTCTAAATTAATTGTATTGCCTTCAGTTGATGAAGCGGAAAGTTCAAATAACCGTGGTGTGTTTATTAGAAAATTAAGAGGTAACAAATCATGA
- a CDS encoding tight adherance operon protein, protein MRKLVTSIVFVTLMYSAQGVAFSKNELVTNTNVAQPVQLNGFSRTQLVNRYVVSEYSDVVYHNVLYSVLRDVGSDRNKRVHIIWSNKESEKKATGMRKFLINKGVEAASIKLVRSEYKKALYPLYVEVSRIGTKRANCRIDTAEDMMSWDGLNPCATKSNQRIQLKY, encoded by the coding sequence ATGAGAAAATTAGTCACAAGTATTGTCTTTGTTACGTTGATGTATTCTGCACAAGGTGTAGCATTTTCTAAAAATGAATTAGTAACTAACACTAACGTAGCACAGCCGGTGCAATTAAATGGATTTAGTCGTACACAGTTAGTGAATCGTTATGTGGTGTCGGAATATTCCGATGTAGTTTACCATAATGTGCTTTATTCAGTGCTTAGAGATGTAGGCAGTGATAGGAATAAGCGTGTTCATATTATTTGGTCGAATAAAGAATCAGAAAAAAAAGCCACTGGTATGCGTAAATTTTTGATAAACAAAGGCGTTGAAGCTGCATCGATTAAACTTGTGCGTAGCGAATATAAAAAAGCGCTTTATCCGCTTTATGTTGAAGTATCAAGAATTGGCACAAAGCGTGCTAACTGTCGAATTGATACAGCTGAAGATATGATGAGTTGGGATGGACTCAACCCTTGTGCAACGAAAAGTAATCAGCGCATTCAATTAAAATATTAA